From a single Lentisphaera profundi genomic region:
- a CDS encoding IS110 family transposase, with the protein MNSIYTNRSQVVTQILKEVDAVKILLVPLDFAKEKHVVRICDATGDYLHKKSFDVTNNQAGLDYLCQRIDSACGRKGIQKKHVLIATESPHSYCLHFMHELQHKGYIVLRVNAAEAKKFRKNSIASSDTIDLDGIANAVLNRRARPLGEEQQIYSNLKRSSRYYKRYKKDFSRQKNRIGKLIDEVFPGFLNIRKSGIKPYSRFSIELMSKGCSIYKIRNMKQATLVVKMRKYHPVQKAIKLQAHAAASIAPSKLIVDSLSRSLEHAIQLYKALEAVCDSEWEQLAISLVQTPYSSMHSLPGVGVVRATTCAAEFGHPDTWSSLNQMCSYAGIAPRTMQSGGPDKPAIVLGLSKKCNRRLKDALLQAAHQTALTPHTAGSLLPQLKEHKLMRHYKTVSARNGKSGLSTARMIIRKMRGMVRGETIYLPAKELSVYELKIYVMSTFEKMHNNLKGIDLDSIKPENNCLTQMEVEWKHLIESLEQKDSDINL; encoded by the coding sequence CAAGTTGTAACGCAAATTCTTAAAGAAGTAGATGCGGTGAAAATCTTATTGGTTCCACTCGATTTTGCAAAGGAAAAGCATGTCGTACGTATCTGTGATGCGACAGGAGATTACTTACATAAGAAATCCTTCGATGTGACTAATAACCAGGCTGGCTTAGACTATTTATGCCAGCGTATTGATTCTGCTTGCGGGCGTAAAGGTATTCAGAAAAAACATGTATTAATAGCAACTGAGAGCCCCCATAGTTATTGCCTCCATTTTATGCATGAGTTACAACATAAAGGATATATTGTCTTACGAGTCAATGCAGCAGAAGCCAAGAAATTTCGTAAGAATTCAATTGCATCCAGTGACACCATTGACTTGGATGGCATCGCAAATGCCGTGCTCAATCGTCGTGCAAGACCTTTAGGTGAAGAGCAACAGATCTACTCCAACCTTAAGCGTAGTTCACGTTATTATAAACGTTATAAAAAAGATTTTTCACGTCAGAAGAACCGTATAGGAAAACTGATTGACGAGGTATTTCCTGGGTTTTTGAATATTCGAAAAAGTGGTATAAAACCGTATAGCAGGTTTAGTATCGAGTTGATGAGCAAAGGTTGTTCAATCTATAAAATTCGCAATATGAAGCAAGCTACCTTAGTTGTGAAAATGAGGAAATATCACCCTGTTCAAAAAGCTATCAAACTACAAGCGCACGCGGCGGCTAGTATCGCACCGTCAAAACTAATTGTTGATTCATTAAGTCGGTCACTAGAACATGCTATCCAACTCTATAAAGCCTTGGAGGCTGTCTGTGATTCTGAATGGGAGCAACTGGCTATTAGCTTAGTTCAGACACCCTACAGCAGTATGCATTCCCTCCCAGGTGTCGGGGTTGTGCGAGCCACAACATGCGCCGCTGAATTTGGTCATCCAGATACTTGGAGTAGTTTGAACCAAATGTGTTCTTATGCTGGAATTGCACCTCGCACTATGCAAAGTGGCGGACCAGATAAACCAGCGATTGTACTAGGCTTGTCAAAGAAATGTAACCGTCGTCTCAAAGATGCATTACTCCAAGCCGCACATCAAACCGCACTTACCCCTCATACTGCGGGATCGCTATTGCCTCAACTTAAAGAGCATAAGCTTATGAGGCATTATAAAACAGTCAGCGCTCGCAATGGAAAGAGTGGTTTAAGTACTGCACGAATGATTATTCGTAAAATGAGAGGCATGGTCCGAGGAGAAACAATCTATTTACCCGCCAAGGAATTAAGTGTCTATGAACTTAAAATTTACGTAATGAGTACTTTTGAGAAAATGCATAATAACCTTAAAGGGATTGATCTTGATTCCATAAAACCCGAAAACAACTGCCTCACACAAATGGAAGTGGAATGGAAACACCTAATTGAGTCATTAGAACAAAAAGACTCAGACATCAATTTGTAA